Genomic DNA from Penaeus chinensis breed Huanghai No. 1 chromosome 21, ASM1920278v2, whole genome shotgun sequence:
AAAGGTAAACTGCAAGAGGTTCAGGCTCACATATGACTCTGAAACTTTGGTTTTCTTATTGAGTCGGCTCAATATTCAGGTACAGCTAAACTGTAACTACAGCTTTTATGTATGAAGGTGTAAGAAACTGTATGCAACACAACTTTTCATCAGGAAACGATTGTCCAATCCACTTCTTTAACTGTAGACTAGTTTACTTTCAATCTAATAATAAACCTACACAGTAAATtggtgagaggaagaaagtgataaaaaataaaaataaataaaaatcagatactgaaacaaataataaacttAAATCTAACTATGGCAGTGATCCTGACTAAAAGACTGGTAGAATGAACACTAGGCAGCATCAAACAACCTTTAACATTAAATTCCTATGAAACTCAGCTAATCATCTCATCAGCCAAGTCATTTCATATAAAGCATCAGATAGTCAAGAACGCCCATCAAACTTACATGTTTGtagtaagagaggaaagaaaaaaaggaagtaaaactGATGCTGTCAAACAAGTTAAATAAtcttaaatacaaaataaaataaatagattattCACAAAACATTTTGCCACTATAATGTGCACCACTGTTTTCTATTGCAGATTTAATCTAAGCCTAATGGAATATGGAACACTAAATCTGActgattttttcctcttccatgtGCAACTGCTGTAATACGAAGTAATACATGGTGAAAAATAATGTGATCTCCTTTTTTGTTGGCCTTTATGTGACACAGACACATTCTATAATAATCCAATTTTTTTAAACTTCAGTATCAATGTCATAcaggttatatatttatatatatatatatatatatatatatatatatatatatatatattcataacattttAACTGGCTACtgcaaaagaaaatcaaatgttCATATATGATTTGTTATGTATAGGGATGTTTCACGAATAATCTCTGCACATAAAATAACATGGAGAACAATGTCACTGGTAagatcagcatttttttttttttttagataatagcATTCTGTGAAAAAAATAGCTCAAAAGTCATGAAACAAGGTACATATTGCTTAAAATTTGCATGAACTATAGCTTtaggataataaagaaaattggagagagagagagagagagagagagagagagagagagagagagagagagagagagagagagagagagagagagagagagagagagagagagagaatagagagagagagagagagagagagaagaatactcTTTCAGGGCAGGTTATTTCCTCCATATTTCTGAACTGAACTGGCACTGACCTCAACTTCACTATGAGGAACAAATCCTGACCTTGAAATAAGAACTGCTGTGATGAGTACTCAAAACACCGGGTTATAGAAATCAAAATTTCTCTTATAAAATATGGAATTCTCGGAAGAAAGAGATACAACAGTAACACTCATGACTTAGCAAAACACTGAAtccaattatgataaatatattgttttagGTAATTGGAAATGCATTATTTTACCTTGATTTTtggattattttatattttgtttcatgtAGCATTCCTGGATAATGTAGTTGCAGTTACTTCTTAATTTTAGGATTAGTTTTGAAGGTACATTCAGTGCATAAAACAGAAAATTGAAATTTACATTGAATTTATAGCATAAGTGTACAacaagaattaagagagagaaaaaaagaaatatacagaaaaatataaatgcatgaaaATAAGATTGCCATATGGATTTGACCACACAATCTCTAATAATACCTTCAGATGAaagacattaatggtaataataatgccacCTAATATTTGTAACTCAATTAAAAGTCTTTCAAAATTACAATGCACTGCAAAGTTTCAAAAACTAAAGAAAACCGGGCATTACATAAAACACTGTAATATTAAATACAAGTATCAAATATATGAAGAAATCACTCAGCATAATCTGAAATGAGaactaataaagagaaaaagtgaggcaTCTGAATTATACTTAGTAATTCATAAAATTGAATCtttacatttatgtacatttgAAACATAGACATCAGGTATCAAGCATTCAGAATTAAATGAAATAATCCTtttcaaacaaagaaagagacatggaaaattcaagataaatagattaagtcTTAGCATTTGAAGCTAATgggaaggacagagacagagagggagaaacagaaaatggGGAGATGGGAGGTAGTTAAGAGCAGGAAGTAcagtgaggaaaaggaagagagaaaacacacacacacacacacacacacacacacacacacacacacacacacacacacacacacacacacaatatgcatacacttgcatgcacacaaacttttatatgaatattaacaaACCAAagagtatatcaatatataaaggaagaaaaaatgtttgATTAAAATTCAATTGCAAGACCTATAAAATGATAAGATGTTGAGAGCCTGGATGTTCCCAAGAGTGAAGATGATACAGTGTAGACAGGGAAATTGTGCTTCATACTTTGCTTGAACGTGTCATGTGGGCATTGTAGTTATCACATGAAAGGGCTTCTCTAACTACAATACAAAGTTAAGAGAATTTTCGAAACAGAGATCCAATAGGAATATATAAAATTCAACAATTTGCACAGTTCTCAAGACGCAGCAATTGCAGCGTCACTAGAGTGAGTATTACTGGTTGTGGCGGCGGCGCCTGGCCTGCCTTGCCCGTCCCTCCACATTTGAAAGACTCATCACTGAATGCAACTTCACAAAAAACACATAATCTCACTGTTATGGAGATAAATATTTCAGGTCactaattcatatacatacatacatatatccacacacatatatatgtatatatgtatatatgtatatatgtatatatgtatatatgtatatatgtatatatgtatatatgtaatatatatatatatatatatatatatatatatatatatatatatatacacacacacacacacacacacacacaaacaactgtaTCTCCAATTTTCAGTTCCTACTAGCACACACTTTCAAGCTCACGGCTGCGTCGGCGACGTGCTTGTTTTCTTCTGTATTCATTAAATTCCTGCTTCATGGCAGCAACCCGTGCCTCCATTGACTCATGGCGCCGCCGCCCACCTGACCCGTAGATCTCAGAGTCGCTGAGGCCACGCTCGCCTGATGGAATACGGGTCCTTGACCACTCTGCTGCGGCATCCTCCCCAGGTGTTGGACTAAGCACCGTATCAAACTCATAATGGTCATCCACACTAACATCTAGTGGCTGCTGTGGAGAAACAGGTATGGTAATTGGTGGAGGGCGTGGAGAAACTCGGACTGAGGTGCCTGAGTCTACACTGGCATCTAACCCGGAAGACCCTAATCTCTGTCGTCTTCCTATCATACCTGTTTTTATGCTTGACAGTCGAGGTCCTATTATAGCAGGCATTCGGAACTGAGGCAAGACCTGTCGTGCAGCCCACTCCTCATATGGTGGTGGTTGTCGTGGTCGAACCAGTGGTGCAGGACGACTTCGAGGAGCTGCCAAGAGCCATGAAGGTGGGGCTTGTGGTGATATATCGGTAGCTTCTGCTGTCTCGGTGACCTCTGAAGCCTCTAGACGAGATGAATCAAGCCCTAATGCTGACAATGACTGTCCTGACTGTGATGAGCTTTGCTGCTGGGATGTATTTTTACTACCAAATCCACTAGATGAGTCTGGAGACTGCTCCTGAGACTGTTCATGTGACTGTTCATGGCTTTCAGGGGCAATGCCTAAAGGCCTGCTAGAACGACGGCCAGAGGTATGTCTAATTTCAGAACGTCCTGCAGAACTTAGCTCTGGGGCACTATTGGTGCGTGGTGCAGGTCCGAAGAGGCCACTACGTACCCGCCCAATGGTCTCCTGCAACCGTTCACGGGTGTATGTTACCGGCTGATCACTACTGGAGTCACTATCTCGTGTCCTGCCCACTGCTCTGGGCAAGGGGTCAGGTACTCTGGTCTTTGTactggtagggggtgggggaggcagcgGTCGTGGCCTGGGTAACCCCTGGGCCCGATGCCGGCCCTGAATTGCACGCGGGCGGGGGGGCGAGCTTGTGGCCAGCGGCTTTTGATTCTCCGAGGAGGAAGGTTTGAGCAAATAGGGGGGGTCCCGCCCCGGTATTCGTTGATAAGCGTCGCGTCTCGGAGGAAGGTTTACATAGTGGCGTGGTATGTCTGGTATGCGTGGAGGCTGGATATGACCTAGTGCCTCCCGCACCACTTGGCCAGCTCTTACCAGAGGAGGTGAGTGCACATGCTGGCCAGACTCCAACACTGTCAGCTCTGGTCGGCCAGGTGGATGTGTAGGATGACTCACTGGGCGGGTTGTGGGCCACACTCGAGTGGGACGTCGAGGAGTGGTCCAGGCTGGAGTATGTGGTGGTGCTGCCCAAGCCTGTAGCTGTGGGTGAAGGTGTGATGGAGGGGAGTGAACTTGTGCTCCCACTAGAAGTCGTCCCGAGTGTAACTGGGAGGTAGAAAGAGGTGGCATCTGTCGGGCATAGCGCTGGTGAAGTACCCGAAGAGCATCTTCCTCATTGGGAGGAGAAATGGCAGATGAAACACCATGTGCAGATGGTGTTCCTTGTGCTGAatcagggaaagaggaaagaacagtTGAAGGAAACGATCGTTCCACACTTGATGGTTGTTGCACACTGCTCACCTCACTGAATGAAACTAACTGTGCTAACTGGTTCCACTCTGAGCTTAGTGGACCTGGGGAAGATGCTCTGAAACGTCTTGATCGTGGAGACCACAGAGTGTCTCCTGGACTCTCTGGAATGACATGTTTACCAAATTCTGGTGATGCAAGAGATACAGAGGTTGTTGGTGCTTCCAATCTTCCACTAGACCGAAATGCTTGAGTGCTTACTACACGTGGTTCCTCGTGTGTACTGGCGCCAGAACCATCAGATCGAAGACTAAGACGCGGAGGAAGGGGCTGACGGTGGTGAAGACGACTAGCTGTTCCTGCACGCACATGATAAACACCACTTTCCACACCCACATCTCCAACCCACCTGGGGCCAGGTTGATCTTGTTCTTCACTTGTCTGTTTTCCTGATACACTACGTACTGGTCGCCTTGGAGAGGTAAACCCTCCCTCTTCACTGTCCTGGTCTAATACAAAGCGTCCGTCAGTGGTACGGGATATCTTACTGAGTGGCTGAGTGTACTCAAGCTTTACACTGTAGTACACATCTCGAGGGAATGGTCTTCCCCGATGCACACCATAGTCTCTGTAATCATCACCTGAGGAACCTGCTGCTGTGTCTTGCCCCCCACTACTGATGTCTTGAGGTGCAGGACTGGAGTCTAGAGGCCTGCTGTCCGTGGAGTCTAGTAAGCGGCCCCCAAGCAGCACACCTGCCACCCAAGCCCACTCCCACCTTAAACATGGTATTCCGCACCGTAGTaacctgtatatataaaaataaaataatatgttaTTTCCTGCACAAATGCTTACCATACTCTGCAGCAATTATATCTAATCAACTGGGAATACTTGGAAATACTGAGGATTAAATGTAGATAAAATATCTTATTCACACATTAGCTATCTTTAATAACTAGTAATATAGTACTggaaatgaaatatgtatatataatataatacattcaatatataacaaaaagttgAGTACCACATCTTTATCAAAAGGAAgttaaaatgaaaagagagagagagagagaaaaaccaaaCAAGAATGGAggcacaaaaacaagaataaattgataaaacttTACATCACTTATTCCCAGGTAAATCTTGTTTAAAAAAGGAGAATCAAAACCTTGCCGCATGCCCCCAAAAGATTGGACTGAGCTTCATGCAACCTAAAACCCAATATCTCCGTTGAAGCAAAAACACGTGTAGAAGACAAAATTACAAGAAAAGCCATTCTATGCAAAATAACCTTAAATGGGTACTAGTACCAAGTTCTTTCTTTGCATATGGGTGTATGAATTGGATTATGATCACACACAGAATTATGCACAAAATTTGTTTTCTTTGGTATAATTCAATTCATGATAATCAGTCTGAATGATCATGAAAGCATATAAAATCTATAAAGTTATTAAGTATTATATGCAACAATTCCTTTGTTAcggtacagaaaaaaaataaatcaattatatatatatatatatatatatatatatatatatatatatatatatatacacatatatacatacacacacacacacacacacacacacacacacacaaaaaaaaaaaaaatcaattatatatatatatatatttatatatatatatatattaatatgtatgtatatatatgtgtgtgtatatatatatgtatgtatatatatatatgtatatatatatatatttatatattttgtgtgtgtgtgtgtgtgtgtgtgtgtgtgtgtgtgtgtgtgtgtgtgtgtgtgtgtgtgtgtgtgtgtgtgtgtgtgtgtgtgtgtgtgtgtatgtgtgtgtatgtgtgtgtatgtgtctatatatataaatatatatatatatatatatatatatatatatttatatatatacatatatgtatgtatgtatgtatgtatgcatatatatatatatatatatatatatatatatatataaatatatatgtatatatatgtatgtatatatatatatatatatatatgtatatatatatatatatatatatgtatatatatatatatatatatatatatatatatatatattatatatatgtatatatatacacacatatatatgtatatatatatacatatatatatatatatatatatatatatatatatatatatatttaaatatatgtacatataaagaccCAGAAGTGTAACAACAAATCATCTTTCATAGATAGAGGGTCACTGatgctttgcacacacacacacacacacacacacacacacacacacacacacacacacacacacacacacgtgtgtgtgtgcgcgtgtgtttgtgcatgtgcgcatttgcacatatatgtgtgtatccatatcaatacctatctaaatacatatataaaacaggtatatatatatatatatatatatatatatatattcacacacatacacacacacacacacacacacacatcaatacaaaACTAATAAATAGGTGGAGAGATCAATAAATGGAATATATGATACCAGCACATTGGAAGCTATGCAGCTGTTTGTATGAGAACAACTTTCTGGTTAAAGATATGGGCCATGTTCCTGAAAAATCTGGGATTTGCTTTATTTTCTCAGTCCTAGTAAATTAAAATTCCATGCAATATGGGATCAAAAAATCAtaagagcaataaaaaaaataaaaaaataaaattgaaaataaaaaaaataaaataaaaaaaagcaatgtGGTTGTGCACTTGGCCACAAAGTGAATTATTTACTTAAGTGAAGGGGGAacgaggtggtgatggtggtggtggtcaacTAGATCTGTTCTGTGGTAATCGCTTCACCTGGGAACTCCTTCCTCCTGCCCAGCCGATGTGTGGAAGCAGGGGGAAAAGGTAAAGGCAAAGTTATTGGTTAGTAATAGAATACCAAAACAccaaaagagagaatatatttcATTCAGCCAAGAACTAAAAAAAGCAGTTTAGAAAAAATACCCATAGAGGATTCTAAAAGAAGTTTTTAAACCTTCTGAGACTACTAGACAGTGGGAAGCCAATGTGATATAACATTAACTAAAACTCATTAGTTTTTCCTTAGGAAACATTATATTAACTTTCACCTGTTAATCAACATGAAAAGAAAACTTATTAAAGAACTGTAACAAAATGTAATATGGATGAAGAATTTTAAAGATAAAATGCTCACATTTATGTAAtgaaagtttatgtatatatatatatatatatatatatatatatatatatatatatatatgtgtgtgtgtgtgtgtatgtatatatatgtgtatgtatatatatatatatatatatatatatatatatatatatatatatatatacacacacacacacacacacacacaccactatcaTTTGAAAATACtgtttttgtgtcattttttgttccctctctttttcctgaaCTTTTCCCTCAACTACAGTATATGTAATACTGTAATTCTATAatcatacagaaaaagaaaactctttcacagaagaagaaagaaaattgaactCCTGTTACATagaaatgtgtgaatatacaaattcTCTTATCTTATTAGAAAATATGTGAATGAAATCATGAATTTGCTGCTCTCATTGCTAGGCCTGTATACCTTGCAAAAACTATGCTCATTGAAATAAGGAGTTTTCAAAAACAGATTGAGAGCACATAACATAAAACCTTGAATTACAACATAAATAGCATCAATGCCATGaaagatattccaatataaatgaaacagtatacatatacatctgcaagaacacatacatacttatacttccacacacataaacttagACACATACCTCAAAAATATgtatgcacccacccacccatatccAGACATATGCAGGTATTATGAATTGTGGTCTCATGAATGAAATGAAACAGGCAATCAGTCACATTTATGAAACATGATAAAGCAACTGAAACTAATGCAATTAAATGCTATCAAATTATTAGAAAAGTTCTAATCAATATGAAGTGGGCAAACAGGTATCCACTTGGGAATTCACATGAGTAAAAGGAAGTCTCAACCCCTTAAGGATGATATAACTTAATTTCTATTATGCCACAACTTGTATCTTTGAATAGTCTACTGTAAAATTCTATATCATTATGTCACATCTGAGAGTAAATGAAAATTCTATCTTCCCAgctaaaaagaggagagggagtgggatgcTTGAGGGCTATGGGAGTCTATGAAAACTATGAGACCAAAATACCtttcattttcaaatattttttcttttttgtatacttAAAAGGAAAACCACCTGATGTCTCATCAAATTACAGACCAGTATCCTCATGCAACTAATGTGCAATTCCTTCCACAAAGGTgcatcttttatctctttcaccTGAAACACATATCATATAGGTATAGGAAAGATACAAATTTACAATCATATACATCAACACAATACTTCCTCTTTTAAGCCATCTGTATATTATTTtgaatctccctctcccctgactGCTTAAATCCAAGAATATTTCTTCTTTCTAACCAGTTTGATGCTATTTTTAGTCCCATCTCAATTATCTGCACAAATTCCagattatttcctctttttaatctGTTGCACATTATTCTgagtcctctctgtctgtctgtctctctaaccaATATGTATAGAGTCTAATTATTCAAGATATCCACAGAACATAGGCATCCAtggatttaaatattaaaaatcaaTATATTAAAAATCCATATATTCAGATGACAATGAAATGGTCAATATTTGCTTAAACCTTAGAATAAAGAAAGCATCAAGCTAGAATGGTCACTTTATAAAATGTTAGATATACTCTGCCTTCTATCCATCATATGATCAGGGGGGTATTTCAAACTATAAATTTGACTATTGGTCATATATTAAGCAGAACTAGAATTCTCTAAAAAGAACTATCCTAACATATCAACACCTGAAAAGAACACTGACTATCAGCAGAATAACTGAATACTCTCCACTCGTGGTATGGGAGCACAGTATTCaggtaaaacaaatataaaactcaCCTAATGAATGAAAACTATTTCAGGCACTCCAAAATCAACCCTCTGTTTATAATGGACATTAAGCTCCCATCAGTGGTGACTCTCCACACTCCTTACCAACTGGTTACAAAGCAATTGGCTGCTTTTCTGCAGCCAATAGTATTGCTGTTTTGCCATTTTCtgaggtctatatttgtcatttttgcTGTATCAAAATTATCTCTCCAGGGACATTGTGTTACTTgcgttatttttataaatatttttgtattattcagaATCTTGTAACACACCTTACACCTCTGGTTATGGTGGATAGGAATAGGTTCCTATACTTGGACACAATGTCTTCTCTGGAGGCGGTATCTCCCAGGCATGGCTGATCAGTAGTAAACTTTTCCCTCACGGACCAGTGGAAATCTTGTAGGAGCCCATGACAAGCCCCTTCCTGATGGATCACTGAGTCCATTTCACTCCAAGCTATTTGTGCACTCATGACTAGACATCTCTCATCACCTGCTACTCGACAACAGGTATCTATGATAACATGTTCCTGCCATCTGCCCCTTAACCAAATTCTATATCCATCACCTGCCCCTCAGCCAAGACTATTATAGGATTCTCTTTTTAATAATCAGTTTTTACTACCCTTTTTAATGAGTAAAATACTTCCCATGCCAGGATATTATACTACATATGTTATACTGTctctaatactaataaaagataCAAGAATCTCATAGTTGTCCAGTATGCCATCCTCATTGAGACAAGTGTAGAAAAGGAATTAATGTGAATTCATATTTTAACAAtgcaatagatgtatttgaccgacaATGATCATATCTTTagtgaaatacatgtattcatacctATCAAGTATGCCATCATAGTCCACAATATACTGATTACCTGGTAATTAGTGCCATGCTGCAAGATTTAATGGGAACTATTAAACAAACTGATGTaacatttcctctcttccatatGAAATACAACCATGGAGGGATGACAGCCatacaaaatgatgatgacataCACCCAAGCACTCTGCctctcacaaacacacccacacacccacccacacccacaaacacacacacacacacacacacacacaaaacagtgtATTGATGGTATATAGTTTGCTTATAATATAAAGTATACTGTCATGAAACTACTTATCATTCCAAATAATGGTGAACTGTTTATCAAATAATATAATTTCACATTTACAATAAATGTGAGAATAGTTTTTCTTATACTTGTCCTTAATATCACAGGACCATTACTCCAGTTTATCTCTTCTAATTTGTTATTCTTACTGAGTGAACTCGCCTAATATCAGGAACATGAGACCAAGGACAGATCTAATGTGCATCAACACAGAGATGGTCAGGGCTGTTAAGGAACTCATGCTACTAAGACAGACCTTGAAAACATGCCCTATTACCTTCACCCTATTCAAAAGCTGGATGTAGATAGAATGACTTTTTCCTGTAGTCTAGCTGTGATGGTATTTGGAACATGAACCCACAACCACACCTACCAAAAAACTATTCCAAATGCAGGTTTCAAACAAGCATCAAAACAGGACCAAAGACAGAACCTATCTCATAAGTTGTAATGTGAAGAAGGGTTGGCTTATTTAACTCAGGCATTCCTTGAAGACATTTTAAAACATTATTATAGTATTTCTTTATCCACTTAATCCACCAACTGGGTACATATAGAACTGATTACAGTTTTGCATACCATTTACAATACTATCACATATGTACATAGCCAGGCCTACACCTTAAACCCAACCCAGTATTGGAAGAGTGGCTGAAGTTACATGTAGGTCTACCAACCAGAACCAGAACTATAGCAAGAGGGATACAGATGAAGCAAACCAGCAAAAGGGAGCTGTACCCAACAAAGACTATGCTCAGGATGTGAAAGGACACTATCTGGGCACCTGACTGAAATATCTTACTCTAAATGTGAGGCTTAGGTGAGACCTCCTCTTTAGCATTGGTCACGGCCTAGGTAGAGGAGCTGCACCGTGTCAGACCTCACACCAACCTGCGGcctaaaaaatatacatgttctTCATCTCATAATTACAGGATCTGAAATATGCAGAAATGCTTCGAGCCGACAAACAATCCTTCCTAAGGACAGTCTCATTTCTAGGATTTTGTGACTTATATTCAGAGTAATTGAAATGCAAGCTGTCTCAGTAAGTCAtataaaatactaaaaataaataattttgtttAACCCGActttaaaatatgatataaagaaataatacaaacAGATGATTCTTctgcaaaaagaaaagacagaaaaataaaatctgcTGGCTAGAAATTATGTCATACAGGCTTTCCCATTGTTACTCATATCTAACCACTTCTTGGTAATTAGTATAATTCAGTCATGCAGAAACATGTTAGTTTGGCTACCTACATAAAAGTAATATCTATAGATTTCAAGTACAAGAGTGGAAAAAGATAATCTCACTTTTTCAAAGGCACAGGACTGGACCCATGACCGCCATTTCTGGACTCGGTGACCCGACAGTCAACCATGTTATAGGCTGTGTCATAGAAAATATGTGATTGTAGTTCTGTTTGATCCATGAgcagcaggaaaaaaaataataaaaaatcaatattcCATTATTAACATGCCATTCTGACTTATCTTTTtatcagtttgcctttttatgatGAACCATGAGAGCAAAGGTATTCCACAAGTATATGTAAACAATAAGATTTTGGATTCAATGCTAAATGCTTAATTAGTGCTATTAATCCATGGAGTACGCAACTACAGTTTCAGATCCAAACAAGCGGTATGCAAGGAATTACACAAAAAACTTTCTTTCTTAATACGTTTAACAATAAACATTCAGGGTATCAcctgggagggagaaaaaaaagaaagaaaaaagaaagaaagaaagaaaaaagaagaaagaaagaaagagagaaagaaaggaaaaaaaaaaagaaaaagaaaaggagagtgcTTTGCAGACCCTCTGTTGCTAGCCTGAGCTGTGTCCCGCACTCCATGTTTAATGCTACAGTGAAACTGTCACTTCCTTGGCTACTGGAAACCAattaaatggaaataaataaatcataaatgttAGGTTGACCGTACCtttttcctgcttcctcctcttcctcttgttgcaGATCTTGACCGTGCAGACGGAAAGGATGATGGCAACAATGAAGAACAAAATTCCCCCGACTATGGCTGCAGTTATAGCCTGCAAGTGAAAGACAACTTATTCATCCAAAGGAAATCTACTCTGTAAAGAAAAGTGCTAAATAAAACGGATATGCAAAGAGATGTCAACCAGGAGAAACTTTTCAATAAAAGCAAATCAAGAGTTACAAATGTTTCTTCATATACATTAACACAATCCTATAAGCTGGTATTAGAATTCAAATAAAAGATTGCCAGTCTTTTCTAATCATCTGCATTCACATTAAAAAGGATGGTAAAAAgtacatgcacaaaaaaaaaaaaaaatatatatatacatacatacaaagacacacacacacacacacacacacacacacacacacacacatatatatatatatatatatatatatatttgtatatatatatatatatttgtatatatatatatatatatatatatatatatatatatatatatatat
This window encodes:
- the LOC125036756 gene encoding uncharacterized protein LOC125036756 isoform X1, with the protein product MARREGHGPAPPPPPPPPPPPPPPPPPPNMGIATLLVLLGLLSSGVCLQNGDAEHITAILGESVILNCAVSHPKIPYIIHWKRQHHKIPIYIWYEGYDPHVEDTYKGRASRVSQDTTYGLASLNLTNVREDDQGWYECKVFYLDRTGSPDNGTWIHLDVHAPPRFTTTPDDVTYVNIGNSIILNCEAEGTPKPEIFWFRDDEPVVPSDSVGIFNDGTELRINKIRDQDIGDYVCVARNAEGRVHHEAKVVIAGGAVIVTPPQNQTRQEGEKVEFPCEAKALPGNVTVIWKREGVAIDKLSWLDIRAIVRKDGALVINPTSADDGGFFTCEVSNGIGTPQRATAYLNVEYPARVTYTPTVQYLPFRQQGIIKCFIKSNPPIQFVTWIKDKRLFDAEKENTVVKLNNGSLLITKVNQSHQGRYSCTPYNRHTTAGSSGDMEVIVRDPPVFSPRPQLQYHGQVGEEVTLVCGGQGSPTPEVTWKRRDNQNLPRDRTDIVGGNLTIRSLRKSDHAYYECMVSNEIATLVTATQLLVEGTTPHPPYNITSETDPFSVKLSWLPGYPGGKDWEQQYTIWYRALGFRTWSQIDVKPAGSTSITIHNLSPGHTYEFQVQGKNMLGDGMFSDVVTATTEALGGQPSDPPMDNHHVTPTPDKPVYDYSMIVFPTDSSGSTYIPTILNPTGLLPLGPKPDPPRNVTVRRVQDEYLISWIPPTDNSVPPAYYGIEYRTDGTWKKLNDDHIIGATSYTMKKLKSGKKYYFRVFANTLTSFAYSEETMFVVPVQNKEKAITAAIVGGILFFIVAIILSVCTVKICNKRKRRKQEKELQSHIFYDTAYNMVDCRVTESRNGGHGSSPVPLKKLLRCGIPCLRWEWAWVAGVLLGGRLLDSTDSRPLDSSPAPQDISSGGQDTAAGSSGDDYRDYGVHRGRPFPRDVYYSVKLEYTQPLSKISRTTDGRFVLDQDSEEGGFTSPRRPVRSVSGKQTSEEQDQPGPRWVGDVGVESGVYHVRAGTASRLHHRQPLPPRLSLRSDGSGASTHEEPRVVSTQAFRSSGRLEAPTTSVSLASPEFGKHVIPESPGDTLWSPRSRRFRASSPGPLSSEWNQLAQLVSFSEVSSVQQPSSVERSFPSTVLSSFPDSAQGTPSAHGVSSAISPPNEEDALRVLHQRYARQMPPLSTSQLHSGRLLVGAQVHSPPSHLHPQLQAWAAPPHTPAWTTPRRPTRVWPTTRPVSHPTHPPGRPELTVLESGQHVHSPPLVRAGQVVREALGHIQPPRIPDIPRHYVNLPPRRDAYQRIPGRDPPYLLKPSSSENQKPLATSSPPRPRAIQGRHRAQGLPRPRPLPPPPPTSTKTRVPDPLPRAVGRTRDSDSSSDQPVTYTRERLQETIGRVRSGLFGPAPRTNSAPELSSAGRSEIRHTSGRRSSRPLGIAPESHEQSHEQSQEQSPDSSSGFGSKNTSQQQSSSQSGQSLSALGLDSSRLEASEVTETAEATDISPQAPPSWLLAAPRSRPAPLVRPRQPPPYEEWAARQVLPQFRMPAIIGPRLSSIKTGMIGRRQRLGSSGLDASVDSGTSVRVSPRPPPITIPVSPQQPLDVSVDDHYEFDTVLSPTPGEDAAAEWSRTRIPSGERGLSDSEIYGSGGRRRHESMEARVAAMKQEFNEYRRKQARRRRSRELESVC